The region AAACAGAACATGTAAGGTCCTTGGGCTATAAGGGGTAATGTTAGGCTCCTTTAGTCCAATATTGGGCTCGTAGCTACCTATTCATTTACCAGACAGAGAGAAGCTAGCTGGCGAGGTCTTTTTGTCAGCTGAATCAGTGCAGTTAGTTTGCCCTGCTGAGTTTCTTGTGTATGCCCACAGGACTTCTACAACTGGCCCGATGAGTCATTCGAGGAGATGGACAGCACACTGGCTGTGCAGCAGGTGGGAGTCAATGTCTCTGTTTTAATGTTTGAAATATCTTACTGTTTGAGTCATTTGCATATGACGACACCGTGGTTAATTGAAGAAGTCTAATCAGGCATTCTACTAGCTACGTAGCTAGGGCTGATCTGTGTGGGCAGTTCTCTGTAACATTCTCCAGTATGGATGAGCAGTTGCATATAGACAAAATATCAGAGAAACTGTAATCTTTCAAATGTAGACAACAATCAGACTGCTAATCTGCCATTTGAGTTGCTGAGGTACAATGGCTTAGTCAGGTGATGTATTTAATACAGTTCTGTTCTGCCTCTAAAGTCTGTTTGTGGTTCTTCTCAGTACATCCAACAGAACATCCGTACAGACTGCTCCAACATGGACAAGATCCTGGAGCCCCCAGAGGGTCAGGATGAGGGGGTCTGGAAGTACGAACACCTCAGGTAGTGGCTGCCGTTTACCACTTAGAAGAAAGTCATGTGGACATCCAAAATGTGTACTGGTGCTGAAAACACATTCTCCTTTTAACATTTGGTCTTGTCTCGTGTCCTCTGTTTTTAGGCAGTTCTGTTTGGAGCTGAACGGACTTGCTGTGAAACTACAGGTATGCTCTTACGATGGATCAGCAggcctgggcaactccagtcctcgggtcctgattggtgtcacagttttgccccagtcccagctaacacacctgactctaaTAATCACCTAATcgtgatcttcagtttagaatgccatttgattaatcagctgtgttcgCTAGGGAAGGAGAAAAggggtgacaccaatcaggccctggaggactggagttgtccAGGCCTGTGACATAGCTCTTCAGGAAGATCATGTTGAACATCCATTCTTCTCACACTGTGTTTGTTGGAGTGGTAATGTCCAGTAAGTCTGTTACTAACATGTACTCTGGCTGTTCACAGGGAGAATGCCACCCAGACACATGCACCCAGATGACGGCAACAGAGCAGTGGATCTTCCTCTGTGCTGCACACAAGACTCCCAAAGAGGTAAGGTCCTCTCTGCCCACAGCATTTGTAGAGGCGGATCCCTCATCCAGTTTCTACCTTTCCCTGGTATAAGAATAGAATACTAATATAAACCAGTTAGACTTTTATCCAAAGCCACTTAGTCTTAGTGACTTAGTCATGCTTGCATACATTTTCTGTTTTGaagtaagcatttcgttggacTGTATCCTCTACATACGACTTATAGACAAACTTGTAACTTGggggccccagtgggaatcgaacccatgacgcttggcgttgcaagcaccatgctctaccaactgagccacacccACACAGGACTACAAGATAGTTGTTCTCTGGCACCGAACATTCACCAATGCCAGAACTAATAACACCATTATAGTCATTATTGTATCATGGCCGGTACTCAAGCCTGTTGTGTTTGCTGTCTCCTGCACAGTGTCCAGCCATCGACTACACCAGACACACTCTGGACGGAGCCGCCTGCCTCCTCAACAGTAACAAGTACTTCCCTAGCAGGTAACGACTGTTTACCGTGTTCCTGTGTCTTTCTCATTAACCCCCAGCACCCTTCACACAGAAATCAATAGTTTTTTTATTGAACACCATTTTATCCAAATGATCATTCGCATTGTACTGATATATGCAGCTACCTACATTTGCTGTAAGCGTTGTAATAAAGTTGCTGTCTATAGATTGTGACCTGATTTGGTCTCTGTTCTATGGTAGAGTGAGCATTAAAGAGTCCTCAGTAGGGAAACTGGGTTCAGTTTGCCGGCGGATCTACAGGATATTCTCCCACGCTTACTTCCACCATCGTCAGATCTTTGACAAGTATGAGGTAAGCATTTTCTATGACTGTCTTTATTCCTGTGAATAGTGAATTGTAATTAcacatgtacatactgtagagcactaacccaaaccctagccctaaggctgtacatactgtagagcactaaccctagccctaaggctgtacatactgtagagcactaacCCTAGACCCTAGCCCTAAGGCTGTACATACTGTAAAGCACTAACCCAAACCCTGAggctgtacatactgtagagcactaaccctagccctaaggctgtacatactgtaggccctggctgtacatactgtagagcactaacccaaaccctagccctaaggctgtacatactgtagagcactaaccctagccctaaggctgtacatactgtagagcactaaccctagccctaaggctgtacatactgtagagcactaaccctagccctaaggctgtacatactgtagagcactaacccaaaccctaaggCTGTACATACTGTAAAGCACTAACCCAAAACCCTAAggctgtacatactgtagagcactaaccctagccctaaggctgtacatactgtagagcactaacccaaaccctgaggctgtacatactgtagagcactaaccctagccctaaggCTGTACATACTGTAAAGcactaacccaaaccctagccctaaggctgtacatactgtagagcactaacCCAAACCCTGAGGCTGTACATACTGTAAgcactaacccaaaccctaaggctgtacatactgtagagcactaacccaaaccctgaggctgtacatactgtagagcactaaccctagccctaaggcagtacatactgtagagcactaacCCAAACCCTGAGGCTGTACATACTGTAAAGCACTAACCCAAACCCTAGGCTGTACATACTGTAAAgcactaaccctagccctaaggcagtacatactgtagagcactaacCCAAACCCTGAGGCTGTACTGTTTGCCCTAAGGCTACATACTGTAAAGcactaacccaaaccctagccctaaggctgtacatactgtagagcactaacCCTACCTTCATACTGTAAAGCACTAACCCAAACCCTGAggctgtacatactgtagagcactaacccaaaccctgaggctgtacatactgtagagcactaacCCAAACCCTGAGGCTGTACATACTGTAAGCACTAACCCAAACCCTGAggctgtacatactgtagagcactaacCCAAGCCCTAAggctgtacatactgtagaactaacccaaaccctaaggCTGTACATACTGTAAAGCACTAACCCTACCCTGAGGCTGTACATACTGTAAAGCACTAACCCAAACCCTAGATTACATACTGCACTAACCCAAACCCTGAGGCTGTACATACTGTGAGCACTAACCCAAACCCTGAGGCTTAACCCAAACCCTAGTtacatactgtagagcactaacccaaaccctaataTAATTAGCCCTAAGGCTGTACTACTGGAGCACTAACCCAAACCCTGAGGCTGTATTGGTAACCCAAGCCCTAAggcagtacatactgtagagcactaacCCAAACCCTGAGGCTGTACATACTGTAAAGCACTAACCCAAACCCTGAggctgtacatactgtagagcactaaccctagccctaaggcagtacatactgtagagcactaacCCAAACCCTGAGGCTGGGATTCAATCTGATCCCGCGTTGTTGAACATTCCAGCGGCTGCGGAGATCACCTTCACGGTTAACGCTGAATATGTCGATGTTACATACTTAAGTAGTGCACAACCCAAGCCCTGATCAGATTGAATCCCGTCCTAACTCTTACCCCAACAGGTTTCACATAGATTCAGCTGTGATTGTGATGATACTTGTTACATTGTACTTAATATAATTTGACTCTGGTGTATTGGTTACCAGTGACTTCAGCTTTCAACTAGCTTTGGGTTTAGAAACGTTGTGATTTTATATAGGAAAACTCAAGTGAATGCTCTTGCCCTCTCCAGAACGAGACCCTGTGCCATCGGTTCACGCGCTTCGTGATGAAGTACAACCTGATGTCCAAGGACAACCTGATCGTACCCATCATGGAGGATGAGACTAACCCTAACGAAGCAGAGGGCGAGAGCGACGCCTGAGGACTGGGATCTGAAGAGGATCTGCTACACCCTGCCAAACTATTTCAAACACATGGCTGTCTCACACTCCCACCCACAACCACACAATACACTAAAGTACACTAAAATCACCAGTTTTTAAGTAGAATATTTTCAATATTGTATGAACATCCTAATTTAGCTTGTATGTTTCAGAGAACAAGACAGTTGTGGTTAAATGACTAACCAATATACACTGTGGCCAGTtaattaggtacacccatctagtaccgggtcaAACCCCGCTTTGCCACCAAAACAGCCTGTCGTAAACGTTCCACATGGATGTCGGTCCATGCAGACGGGATGACATCACGCCGTAGCTGCAGATTGGACGGAGGGAACATTGCTGCTGCAAACAGCCCGGTCTACCTCATCCCAAAGATGCTCTCTCTATTGGGTTTGGTCAGCAACAATGTTCAGATACGCTATGCTCCGTTTGATCGTTGCTAAATTGGTATTGAGGGACCTAACATGTGCCAGGAAAACGTTCCCCACACCAGTACaccactgccaccagcctgtaccgttgacaccaggtaGAATGGGTAAACGcactcatgctgcttacgccaaaaCCTGACTCTGTCATCAGCATGAACCGGGAAACGGGATTCATCCGACCaggtttttccactcctcaattgtccagtgttggtaaTTGCGTTCCCACTAGTGCTTCTTCTTGGTTTTAGCTGATAGGACTGGAACCCTGTGTGgcctgctgcaatagcccatccgtgacaaggattgcagagttgtgcgttccgaaatgccgttctgcacaccactgttgtactgtgccGTTAGTGGCcagcctgttagcttgcacgattcttgccattctccttcgacctctcatcaacgagctgttttcacccacagaactgccgctgactggatgttttttgtttgtcgcaccattcacAGTAAACTCTAGACATTCGTGCGTGAAAATCCCAGGAGGCCGGCTCTTTCAGAGATATTGGATCCGGTGCGCCTAGCAGACGATCACCACGCTCAAAGTCACTTTGGCCGCGAGTTTGACACATTCTAGCATTCAATCAAACAGTTACTGAATggctcgatgcctgtctgcctgctttatagagcaagccacagccacgtgactcactgtagGAGCGACTCATtttggtgaacagggtggtgtaccTGATAAACTGACACCCTTTGCTAGTTACTTTATCATGTGCTTTCTGTTTGGTCCTTAGGCAGCGTTTACACAGGCAACCAAATTCTTATGGGCAAAATAATTGCTCTggttggtcaaaagaccaattggtGACAAAAGATCATAATTGGGCTGTCTGTGTAAATGTAGCCTTTGTTGTGTTCTAGGTGTCAGGAACTCTGGTGTAATGTAGAGCTCCAAGTTAATATAACAGGTATTTAATAAACAGGCTACGTTATACAGGTTGATATAACAGGTATTTAATAAACAGGCTACATTATACAGGTTGATATAACAGGTATTTAATAAACAGGCTACATTATACAGGTTGATATAACAGGTATTTAATAAACAGGCTACGTTATACAGGTTGATATAACAGGTATTTAATAAACAGGCTACATTATACAGGTTGATATAACAGGTATTTAATAAACAGGCTACGTTATACAGGTTGATATAACAGGTATTTAATAAACAGGCTACATTATACAGGTTGATATAACAGGTATTTAATAAACAGGCTACGTTATACAGGTTGATATAAACAGGTATTTAAGGTTGATATAACAGGTATTTAATAAACAGGCTACGTTATACAGGTTGATATAACTATTTAATAAACAGACATATAACTTATACAGGTTGATATAACAGGTATTTAATCCTAGTTAAGGAAGTGGAAGGACATGATTAATTGCAGACTATAACAAAAATGGTTTTTAGGGTTTTATTCCACTAATGGCTGATTTTAGGGGATCTGATCCATCGGCTAGATtaaggaagctgatcctagatcggGAGGTTAGGATTTAATTGATCAGATCTGATAAAGATTAAAGTCGGGGTTTTGATCCTAGATCGGCTGAGGTTAAGATTAGGGGAAGGGATTAATTAGGGGCGAATCCAAAATCGGCTGAGGGTCCTAGATCGGCtgaggttaggattaggggagggaagctgatcctagatcggcTGAGGTTAAGATTAGGggagggaagctgatcctagatcggctgaggttaggattaggggcggggaagctgatcctagatcggctgaggttaggattaggggaggggaagctgatcctagatcggctgaggttaggattaggggcggggaagctgatcctagatcggcTGAGGTTAAGATTAGGGacggggaagctgatcctagatcggcTGAGGTTAAGATTAGGGgcggggaagctgatcctagatcggcTGAGGTTAAGATTAGGGGCGGGGAAGctgatctgtacctaggggaagcTTCAACCCAGATCCAAAAAAAGGCAACATTGCCGCAGGATAGCCTGTTTACTGGGCCAGAGTTCCTACATCTTTGACATGGCACAAGGACTGCTTTCCTAATAACTTGTTTCTATAGAAGGGGATGGGAGGTGTTTTACGTTCATGCCATTTAGGGCAACAATCTCACtgtatttatttaaaataaaGGAATTTGATTTCATTATTGGTTCAAATTAATGACAGCTACTCAGAAATGCCTTAGGTTTTCAAAGCACAATTATGTCTCATTCACTTTCTATATTCTTGTCAAATGATGAACTATTACTCAGGCAACACAACAACGATGTGTTTGACTGTTGCCATTTTGTCCCTGGTGGATATCCATTCACTGTTTCTTATTAAAATATATTTACAATCAAGTGCCATGTGTTCCTATTGTACATGTGTGACCTGTAGTCATTTTCACAGCAGTGCAACGGTTTCAAACGGGCTTCCATTTAATCAGTAAGGGTTTATCAATAAAGGGTTGTTTCCCTGGGCTCAATGACACACGGACGCATCCATCCTTCTCAAGGGTTCAAACTTTATTCTTAAGACGACCCACTTCTGAACACAACAAGTCTTAAACACCCCCCAATATTCGGAAAGAACAAGGCACAATGTAATGTGCAGAAGAACAAAGTAAACATCCAAATGTTAGCTAGTTTTCAGAACTATATACAAAACATACATGCACTGATGTTAAAACAAAATCTTAACTGTAAGGTCAAGACAACTTAGCCTCATTTATAAAAAGGGTAGACGAACAGAGCATATCTTAACTCCAAAATAATGACTTTTTAAAAGGATGTACTTTGGAGCAAAGCATTGTGGATCTGCTCCTCAGATTTGAGTAATGGGATTACAGGAGGTAGAGGTGGAATATCCCTAAACTGAACTTCAAACGTCTAACATTGTAATAAATAGTTCAACATTTAGTTATGTTTTAAAAAGCAAGACACATTGACTTGACAATGTGGTGCTGTGACAATATGTAAAGAGTAAAACCTGTTTATTAAAATGGAACATTGAGAAATTACAGGCATGCTTGGAATACAACAAAATACTTTCCCTAAAATGATGTCATTTCACAAACTTTGATTCTGTTTTATTAGTAACTGACAATCAAATTGACCTAAATGGTTATTTTAATGATAAATTAACAGAACATGGGGGCACTTATTTAAGAAATTATTCTGTCATTTCTTTTCTTCTGGCATTGACTTTCACTATGATCAATTCTCAACAAGAAAAGTATGTATCATAGCAAAACGGCATAACTTTAATTATGAACCGTTGTGGAAAATTCGAGATGTTTCTACcctgattatatatatatatatatatattttacagggAAGATCATGAAATGAAAGTGAATCGCAGTTCACACAAAACAAAACCAGACACCTCAGTACATGCAATCCAGCTATTCAAATAATTATTCAAAAAAAATAGGCCTCAATGAAATATGTGATGTCATAAATTCTTT is a window of Oncorhynchus masou masou isolate Uvic2021 chromosome 7, UVic_Omas_1.1, whole genome shotgun sequence DNA encoding:
- the LOC135543174 gene encoding MOB-like protein phocein; this encodes MVMAEGAAVMRRNRPGTKEKDFYNWPDESFEEMDSTLAVQQYIQQNIRTDCSNMDKILEPPEGQDEGVWKYEHLRQFCLELNGLAVKLQGECHPDTCTQMTATEQWIFLCAAHKTPKECPAIDYTRHTLDGAACLLNSNKYFPSRVSIKESSVGKLGSVCRRIYRIFSHAYFHHRQIFDKYENETLCHRFTRFVMKYNLMSKDNLIVPIMEDETNPNEAEGESDA